In one window of Henckelia pumila isolate YLH828 chromosome 1, ASM3356847v2, whole genome shotgun sequence DNA:
- the LOC140893319 gene encoding chloroplast envelope quinone oxidoreductase homolog has protein sequence MAGKLMRALQYHSNGGGRVGLEHVEVPIPDPGKGQVLLKVEATSLNPVDANTHKLKLLLRPFLSRNPLIPATDVAGEVVEVGPNVRNFKAGDKVVAVLGFFTGGGLAEYCIAEENSTVLRPPQLSPAEAASLPVAGLTALLTLTDKFAGVKLDGDGPKKNILITAASGGVGHYAVQLAKLGNTHVTATCGARNLEFVKSLGADEVVDYKTPEGAALKSPSGKKYDVVIQCARVAFPWSVFEPNLSQNGKVIDITAGNIRAVWTILVQKVTFSKKKLVPLLLVPKGEDLKRLVELWKEGKIKTTLDSVHPLSKGEIAWSKLLDGHATGKIVVEQ, from the exons ATGGCGGGTAAGCTGATGCGAGCGCTTCAGTATCACAGTAATGGAGGTGGCCGTGTTGGTCTGGAG CATGTTGAAGTTCCGATTCCTGATCCTGGAAAAGGTCAAGTGCTCCTAAAAGTGGAAGCCACCAGCTTGAATCCAGTAGACGCCAATACTCATAAGCTTAAACTCTTGCTTCGTCCTTTTCTTTCTAGGAATCCTTTAATCCCCG CCACGGATGTTGCTGGCGAGGTAGTGGAGGTTGGACCCAACGTAAGAAATTTCAAAGCTGGTGACAAGGTTGTTGCTGTTCTTGGATTCTTT ACAGGAGGTGGCTTAGCAGAATATTGCATAGCTGAGGAAAATTCAACAGTCCTTAGGCCTCCTCAACTCTCCCCTGCCGAAGCCGCCAGCCTTCCTGTTGCCGGCCTCACGGCCCTACTCACCCTCACAGATAAATTCGCAGGCGTAAAGCTCGACGGAGATGGCCCGAAAAAGAACATTCTGATCACCGCTGCCTCAGGTGGCGTCGGCCACTATGCCGTTCAGCTAGCCAAGCTCGGAAACACACACGTAACGGCCACATGCGGTGCCCGAAATCTCGAGTTTGTGAAAAGTCTCGGAGCCGATGAAGTTGTTGACTACAAGACGCCAGAGGGGGCAGCCCTGAAAAGCCCGTCGGGGAAGAAATACGACGTGGTGATACAATGCGCTAGGGTGGCTTTTCCTTGGTCGGTTTTTGAGCCGAACCTGAGCCAAAATGGAAAGGTGATTGATATTACTGCGGGGAATATTCGTGCAGTGTGGACTATTTTAGTTCAGAAAGTTACATTTTCTAAGAAGAAATTGGTGCCTTTGCTGCTTGTTCCTAAGGGCGAGGATTTGAAAAGACTTGTGGAACTGTGGAAAGAAGGTAAGATCAAGACTACGCTGGATTCAGTTCATCCTCTTAGCAAAGGTGAGATTGCTTGGAGCAAGTTATTGGATGGCCATGCTACGGGGAAGATCGTCGTGGAACAGTAA